TCAAAGGTTTAAGCGGAAATTTTCCGGGATCTTTTGAGATTCAAAAATATAAATATAAGATATACGAATATAACGAATATGAAAATCGAAGTCTCTGGGAATATAAGTTGAATATTGATGAAAGAGGAATCGAAAGAATTATCCGTCATTTATGGGAAATGCAGAAAAATCATTTTGATTATTATTTTTTTGATGAGAATTGTTCTTTTAGAATTCTCACTTTGCTTGACGTGGGTGATCCGGAGCTTCGGTTATCCGACCGAAAAAAATTTTTAGTACAACCTGCCGATACGATCAAGTTGATGGCGGCGCAAAAAAACTTATTATCGGAAGTGAAGTTCAGGCCCTCCATTGTGGAAAGGTATAGACAAAAATACGGTTTTCTCGATGAGTTGGAAAGGGAGCTTTTAAGAAAAGTCGTTAAGGACGATGCGGATGTGGGTAGGGATCTATCCGAAAACCGCAGAGCGATTCTTTATGATGCAGCGATCGATTATCTTTTGGTTAAAAAATCGATGGAAAAAGGAATACTCGATGAAAAAGATAAGGAAAGGTATTATAAATATAATTCACTGAGAGGGGATCCGGGAAATTTATTAAAACTGAATGATTATTATTTTCCTCCGACGGCGTCAAATCCGCTTCTTGGGCACGACCCTTCTCAAGTTATGGTATCCGCGGGAAATTCCTCCAACGGTGCGTTCGGAGAATTTGCTTTCAGACCGGTCCTAAGGGACTTTACGGATTCGTATCCCGGTTATTCTCCGTACAATCAATTATTTTTTTTGAATACGAATATACGCGTTTATGAGAATATGAAATCGCCTAAACTTCAAGAGATCCATTTTATTCAGATGACTTCTCTACATCCGATCGGTCAATTTTTGAATAAGGCTTCTTGGCGTTTCGATTTGGGCGTTAAATCTCTTTTGACGGAAAAAGTTTTTAAAGAAGATCCGGGTATTTTATACGGCTTTTCTAGTTTTGGATTTGGGGCGGCTTCGGAACCGTTTTATTATTTCTCACGTTATAGTTTGATTTTTTATACGTTTTTGGATTTGAGAGGAGATATATCCGACTCTTTTCGGAGAGGTTATCGATTGGGATCGGTCGCAACCGTTGGAATGTTATGTAGAATTACCGAACGATTTTCGTTTCATTTGATAGGAGACTACCGGTTTTATTCTTTCGGAGATAAGCAGTATTTTCCCGAGTTTTCCATACAAGGAAATTATTTGCTAACGGAACGTATCGCTTTAGAGTTTCAATATAGAAAAAATTATATGACTTCTTTGGAAGAAACCAAGTTCGGCGCCAAGCTTTATTTTTAACTTACGTTTTCCCCAAATGTATGAGTTCGGTTTGAGAAAGTTTGTGCGAATAAGAAAACTAAAGCGTAACGATTTCCGGCAGGGCCGTCATAGTAACTCATGAATTTTATTTCGCATTTTGCGGGCTTTCCGACTCGGTGGATTCTCTTTTAATTTCTTCTTCGGTTTTCGGTTTGGAGCTTTCCGATTCCGAGATTTCGATCGAGACCGCGGCCGTAATCGCGTAATCGTACAATCTATAATCGTCTCCGCGATAGAGCGGATAACGATACGAAAGATTGAAGTTGAGTTTTTCGGAAATGTTCGCGGAGAATCCGAAACTGACTTCTCTAAAAATTGCCGGAACTTTACCCTGATTCGTTCTTTTGAGATCGACGCCTTCGTACGGAGACCTATATAAAAAACCGGTAAAAAAAGAAAGACCGGGCTTCCAAAGATACGTAACGTATCCGGAAAATAGACTCGTTTTTTTAAGAAGATACGTTTCTTCGGGCGGCGAAGAAGACGGATTTCTGAGCCAATAAACGATGCCGTCGTTGTCCTGAAGATTGGTTGGTTGTGATTTTGAAAGTGGAAATATACCGCTGATTCTCACTACAAAACTAAACTTACCTAAAAGATAGCCCAAGGTGAGACCGGGAATGCCGGAATAATAATTTCCCCCCGTAAATTTATCCGTATCCGGACCGGACGGAAAACCCACATTCGCGCTGAGAACAATGAAATAATTTTTTTGAAAATCGACCAAAGGCAGATATTTTACGCCCACGTATGTTTTGCCGATTCTTGCGGCGTCGGAGCGATTTTTCTGCTCGTAATACGTGTAGGGAGCACTTAGATTCAGAGCGAACATTCCGTTTTTAAGGTTCATTTCTCCGAAAAAGGTGGTCGTGTGGATATTGCTATTTTCGTTCGTTTGTTTGAAGAAGTCCTGGGTGAAAACCACATAGTTTGCGGGCTTTTCCCTTTTGCCGGTGAACGGGTCCACGAAACGGGTGGAGGATTGTTCGTTGCCTCCCATTCCGGTGTGATGCGCCTCGAGCGAAAATATGCACGGTAAAAAAATGAAAAAGTAGAATATAATAATATTATGTTTCATTAAAATAGATTGCAACCTATTTGATATACAACCCGGTCTTGCTGTCGGAAGTTTGCCAAAATCAGATCGTATAGATTCGAGTTTTGATAAGGATTGATATCCACCGGATTCGGGAGTGCGGAAATCGAATTTAAGATTGAAACGGAACCCCGATCCTGAAAGATTCCGTTGGATCTCCAGATTGCCGGAAAGCTTCCCGGTTTTTCGGGCGTTATATCAAACCTACATCTTGGAAAGAGTTCCAGCGTGAAGGAGGGTATTTGTAGCCTTACTGTTTTTGCCGCGGGAGCGACGATTTGGAAAGTTAAGTTGATGGAGTTGATTTTATACTTCACGGAAGCAAGATAACCGGAGGGAATTCCCGATATTAGAGGAACCGAAGAAGTATGAACGTCTCCCATGAGAATCGTTTCCGTGGCCGTTTCTAAATTCGAATCGTTAAACGAAGGCGTTCCGTATTCTTGTCCGTAGGGAGAAGCGACCGGCAAATCCAAAGGAACCGTATACGGAGTGTGGGACTTGGCGGAATGATCTCCCGCGTCGAAAGTTCTTGTCTGTCCGGGAACCGTAGGTACTGGATTCGGATTGACTCGAATGGAAACTCCGTCCCAAAAAATCTTGGAACCCGGTTGCAGCTGAAGATTATAGACGGTTGCCTCGGAAACCACATCAAAATTTCCTATATTAGAATCTTGTTGATCGTCCGTATAATACAGAAGGGTTTCGAACGAGGCCGGTCTTTCGTTGAAAAGAATCAAAAGCCTCTGTAACATCTTTGCGTCTTCTTTTCTAGAGTCTCCTACGGAACCGAAGGTGCAGTTTCCAAAGAAGATGCAGAAAAAGAGAAGTTTAAAAAGGATCGCTGTGTTTCGGGTCATTTACGAATTCCGTATCCGTTAAACTTTTCAAGAAATTCACGAGGTCCGTTTTTTCCCCGGCGGTAAGGCCGATCGCGAACACAAAACCGTTTTTGTTCGGATTGGCTCTCCCGTCTCCGGCGTGGGGTCCGCCAATGACATTTCTTCCCCCTGCGTTGTAGTGTTCCACTACGTTCTCCAGAGTGTCGATCGAGCCGTCGTGCATGTAAGGGGCGGTCAATTCAATATTTCTAATGGAAGGCGCCCGGAATTTGCCTTTATCGGAGATCACTCCCGTAAACTCGTACAAACCCTGATTGTCGGGAGGATAGTCTCTGGTTCCGCCGATGTTGTAAAGGCCGTTGTTATGAAAAGTGACTTCCGCGGTAACGGCTCCGACATGGACGCTCGTTTCGGCGAAGTTAAAACCTCCGTGGCAATGAAAACATTCTCCTTTTTCCGAAAAGAAAATCTGAGCCCCACGAATGACGGAAGCTCTTTGGTTACCGAGTGCCGCAACGTTTCCGTCGTACAAAAATTTATCATAAGGAGAGCGCCCCGATATGAGAGTTCTTTCAAAACAGGCGATCGCTTTTACCACGTTGGAAACGGAAAAAGGATCTTCGAACGGAAAGGCTTTTCGAAACAAGGTTTGGTACCGATTCTCCGCTCTCAAACGATCAAGCATTTCGTTTTCCCGATTGGCAAGGCCTAGTTCCACGGGATGTTCGCCGAACATCGGAACGAGCATCTGGTCTTCCAGGTCTTTTAGAGTCGGATTGACCCATGTTTGACGGGCGTTATACGCAACATTGATGATTCCCTGTGTGTTTCTGGGATGAACGCCTCCCGTGGAACCGACGGCGGTCGTTAAGCCGTCCGTAAACGCGATCGATTGTTTGTGACAAGACGCGCAAGACTGAGTTTGGTTACCCGAAAGCTTTTTATCATAAAATAAGAATCTGCCGAGGTCCACCTTCTCTTGAGTCATCGGATTGGAAGCCGGAACGACCGGAACCGGAAATCCGGGAGGTAGATTCCAAACGTACGAGTTTTGCGGAATCAATAGAAGCAGAAGAGCTTCGTTAAGATCCGATTTCTTCTTGTCGAAAGGAGCGAAAGGAAGAATTCCAGATCCGCACTGAATCAAGAATAGCAAAGAAATAGAATATAATAAAAACTTCATATATTTGCTTCCTCAAAATGCCCGAAACGAACTCGGGCATTTTCGAATTAATTTTTAGCTTTGATCGAAAAAACGGTTCGAGCCGGTGTGATCGGAGTGCCCGCGTTCAAATCCAAACCGATGTTCGAAAAGATGATCGGGCAACCGATACTCGTCGCACCGATAATTCCGGACATACACATCGCAGCGTTCGCATTTGCCTGGAGATCGATTCCTTGCAATAATGCCTGAACGTTAATCTTGATTTCTTGAGTGGAAGGGTTGAAACCGCCGTCGGGAGTTAATGTAACCGGAATCCGATTTGCCCTCGCGCAAGTGCTGGAACTTCCCGCTCCCACGCAGTTTGCCGATCCGATATGGACTGAGGCTTCTAAGGTTTCGGCGGTTTCAAAATCCAATTTTAGGAATTTATAACCGCTCGTCCACCCCCAGTACATTCCAGAGTTGTTGAGAGGAGGGAGTTGGTTGTCGGCATCCAAATGGTTTTTGTTTTCAGGCAATCCTACGATGAACTTGATTCCTTTGTAGGTGTCCGGAGGTATGAAAGCCGAAACGAGATGGTTGGTTTCGGAAGTTCCGTTACACTTGCCGGTTTTGTTTTCGAAATCCAAAAGGGCGACATCTCCGGATTGGAATTTTCCGTCCTGATTTAGAGAGAGAGGAATTTCTTCTCCCGAGTTTTGAATCAAGGTAACTCCGTGAACAAAAAAACGAAAGTCGTGCAGTTGAAACGTCGTACTTTCGGCTATGTGCGCGATGGGAATAAAAGAAAGACTTTCCGAGCTTCTTGCATGACCTCGGAGCGTTTGGCCGCATTCTAATTTTTGTGTTCCGGCGTAAGCGGAAAATTGAATTCCCTGATTTCCAAGGGAGAGCAGGGCCGAGATCGCCGTCAGATTGGAATCGTCCTTTTTTTTATCCCAAGGACAATAAACGAAAGAAAGACAAGCTGAAACAATGAACCCAAAGACTAAAACTTTTTTAGTCATAAAAATAAATCTCCTAATATTTAAGTTTCTTCCTAAAACGCGCGCCGAAAAAAATTACGATCAACGGACCGAAACGTTGTAGGTCGATTTCCTGAGAGGACTTTTGGAAAGTGGAAATGTTAAGAGAATCGAGGGGGTTTTAGCGGGGAGAAAAAAGACAGAATTCCAGAATTAGAATATTCTAAAATAATGATTTGAATGAAGTCGGGGTTATGCTCGATATTGGCTCCTTGTTTCGGAGAAAAAAGGGTCGAGTAAAATGCGCTCAGTTGAGAGAGTTTATTTTCCGTCTTTTTGCAGGAACAAACGTGAACTTCTCCCGATTTTGCGGAATGACAATTCGGGAGTTTCTTGGAAACGACCGATCGATTTTCGGAGAGGACCTTTTTAGAGAAACTTTTGTCTTCTTCGTTCGAGTGTTTCTGCATTTTGCTTCTGTGGTTGCATTCGCAGATTTTGGCCTTTTCTGCGAGAATACAACCGAAGAGACCGCTGGAAAAAACAATTGTTTGGAATAAGATGGAAGCGGATAAAAGGATGGAAAGGGAAAATTTCATCCTAAATCAATCTTGAGTCTGGAAAACACAAGTTGTAAGCCTTCGCTCAGTTTCACTTCCGAAACTTGAATTTGATCTTTTTTCAATTCGGAAATAAATTTTAAAATGCGATTGAGAACCATGGAGGGAATCGCCACCACGGGAGTCATATCTAAAATAACATTATCCGGACGGATTTCCCGGATTTGAGAAAGAATTTCCTGAATTTCATCGGTTTCTACGGAACAAATATTCCTGCGAAATTCGACTCGAAAGGAATTTTTATTAGGGTAGATTGTGGACTCTTCCAACTGCTGCATAAAATAAAACGCAGTTACTACTATCAGGAAATAGTTTTTTCTGGAAACAAAAAAATCCCCGTATTTTTTGTCGGAAGGAACCGAACTTCGATTTGGTTTTGTCGTTTCGTAAAAACACCTTTCGAACTTTTGTATCCCTATGAAAAGTTGGATTCGAAGTCCATTTCTTGCGGCGTCTTTGTCTCTTGGCTTCAAATTCTTTTTCTGGGCTGTCTTTGGAATTCTATTAATTCTCCCTTTATTCTCTTTCTATCCTTGGAAATTTAGAATCGTTTTTGTTTTTCTTTTTGTATGTTTTGCCGTCTTGGACGTTTTGTTTCCGTTGGTTGCGACTTTTTTTCTCGCGGCTTCGGGGGTCGTTTTTGGAAATCATCCCGGAGGAAGATTTCTGGAATTGCAGGATTGTCTTTGGATTTTCTGGTGTATTCGCGGAATCGTAGAAAACTACTTTCGGGGAAATAAGATTTTTACGGATACGTTTTGGAAACATCCGATCGGAATTCTATTACTTTTGTTCTTCGGCGCGGGGGCTTTGAGTCTTATCGCGAATCCGGATTTGTTTTTGGATTTTCGCTTTTATCAAAAGGGTTGGTTTTGGTTTTTACATTCTACCGAATTGGAACCCGCTTACCCGATTAAACTTTTGTTTTTGGGAATATTATTTTTATTCGGATTGATTGCTCGTAAGAATTGGTTGGGAAGTGTTCCTGCTTTTTCTGCTACGAACCCGGTTTATCGTGTTTTTGCGTTGGGAGTAGTCGCCGGTATGATCGTATCGATAGCCGTCGGTTGGTTGGAATATTTTTCGCAGACCGTAAAATCAATATTAAATTTTTATCATTATTGGTTGGACGGATATAAACTCTTCGCCTTGTCTCATTCTCTAATTCCTTCCTTGAAACGATTTTTACCGAAATTTGGAATTCAGTCCTTGTTTTGGAACCGGAGTTGGTTTTCGATCTATTTGATTTCGGGCCTTCCTTTTTTGTTTTATTGGGTTTTTGCAAGATCGAAATATTCTAAAACCGGAATATTAAAAAAAATGCAAATTTTGAAAAATGGCGGATTATCGCCCGGATTGGGAAAGTGGCTTTTCTTGTCGGCTGTTCTTTTAGTTTTAGGAGTGACGTTTTTTTGGATTGGGGCCAGAGGAGGTATGTTTTCTTTTTTGACGTTTTGTGTTCTTTCCGTTTTTATTCTCCCTTTCTTTCTTGTTAAAAATCGAAATACGTCCCGTACTTTTGCGGCGGTTTTGGCTTCTCATTTCGTTGTCGGAGGAATTTTATTTCCGCTTTCCGTAATTTGGATGCGTGCGGGTTCGGTAGATCCGGAAAGGTTTTCTCATTTTTTAGCGGGGCTGACGCTTGGGATTGGAAAGCCTTTGTTAGGCGGAGGTTTTGAGAGTTACGGGTGGTACAACGAATGTTGTTTAAACCTCGAAGCAAGATCGTCTTTGTATCATACGACTCACAATCAGTTCTTGCAGATTTTTTCCGGTCTCGGAATAACAGGAGTGGTATTTTATTCTTTGTTATGGTTTTTTCTTTTTTATGAGTTGTTGAAGTTCAGAAAAAGCGATCGATCCATTCTGGTTTCCTCTGTTTTTTTCTCTTCCGTTGCGGCCGTATTTGTGTATTCCTTCTTTCAAGAATGGTTCTATTTGAGAGCCGTTTATTTTCAATGGATCGCTTTGTTCCCATTTTTTACGGAAACAAAGGTTTCTACGTTCGTTGCGAAACGGTATTCGTGTTTTAATCGCAGAAATATTATAATTTCTTTATGTTTGGTTTTGGTTTTACTGTTTAGTTCCTGGTTTTTTTTCCCTACAAAAATGTTTCGATCGGGTGTTTACTTTCCTCCGGGAAAAAGCGAATACAAGGCCTGGATTTTGGAAGGAAGCGGTAAAATGACCTTGGCGTCTCGACCGGAGTTGTATTTCGTAACGCAGAACCGGGAAATGGATCGTCGAAGTAAGCTGTCGATTTCCATCTCAGGCGGATATCGAAAGATCTATCCGCGTACAATCAAGGGATTCAAGGGAGAATACATGGCTTTTCGAACTGTCAAGGGCAAGAATATCCTAAAAACGGAATGTATCTTACACCAAAATACGGATCCGCTTCGAACTTTGAACTTTTGGAGTCGAAGGCTTTTGGATCCAGAGCCTAGAAAGATCTGCTCTCAAATACGGATTCGAAAAAAAATCCATTCACCCGCAAAAAAAGTCCTAAGAAAACGTTTTAAAAAAAGGTCATGAATACGATTCCGATTTCGGTCGTAATTCCGACTTTCAATCGGGAAGATAAAATTATCAAAGCGATTTCTTCCGTTTTGGCACAGACTTTTCGGCCAAAAGAAATCATCATAGTCGACGACGGATCGACGGATTCTACGATTTTCAAAATTGGGGAAACTTTTCCGAATTCTTTCGATGGAATTCGAATTCTTTCTTTAGAACATAAAGGAGTCAGTCACGCTAGAAATCGGGGAGTGGAAAAAGCCTCGGAGGATTGGATCGCATTTTTGGATTCTGACGACGAATGGCTGCCCGAAAAATTAGAACGTCAATGGAAGTATTGTGAAAAACATCCGGAAACAAAAATTCTTCAATCCCAAGAGATTTGGATTCGAAATGGTAGACGAGTAAATCCGCCCGTTCATCTCTCGAAAAAAAACGGATGGATCTTCGAGCAAAGTCTTGAGTTTTGTAGCGTTACTCCTTCTTCGGTTCTTTTGAAAAAGGATCTCTACGAAAAACAAGGTGGAATGGACGAGAGACTTCCCGCCTGCGAAGATTACGACCTTTGGTTGAGAATCACCTCTAAAACCCCGGTCGCTCTTTTGAATGAGTTTTTACTCGTCCGATACGGAGGACATAAGGATCAGCTTTCCGTTCGGTATCCGGCTATGAACCGTTTTCGAATTTATTCTATTATAAAATTATTAAATTCTAATTTATTAAACGAAGGGCAACGAAATCGCGCTGAAAAAGCTCTCTCTATAAAGTGGGAAATTTTAAGGCAAGGGAGAATAAAAAGGAACTCTTGGAGCGAAGATTTGGATTTTCTTTTGCACTCCGTTATGAAAGACGGATTGGCTTCTTCCTCCGGAATTCGTATTCAGCAATTCTTACTGGAAAGCAGGAATTGGATTTAAGCTTCGAAGATCTCCGCGATGTGCCGCCGTTCATGAGAACGACAAAGTCAAGGTAGAGAACAATCCGTAGACGTTGATGAGTTTTAAAGCCAGAATTCAAATTCTTTTTGATATTTCACTGGGTTCCACTCTAAAATCTGGTATTCAGCGACTCCGTTTTTATAAAAAGGATCTCGGTGGCAAAAGGATTCCATCTCTTTGCGGGACTCTGCTCTCGCAATAAAGATTCCTCCGGTTCTAGGCTCTTGAGGCCCGGATGCGAGTAGCAGTTTCTGCTCGTATCCTTTGGACAAATATTCTCTGTGTGCGATTACATGCTCGTCCACGGTTTCGATCGGAACGAGATAACGAAGTACTACGATAAATTGTTTCATTCTAAAATCCTAAAATAGAAAATAGATTTTTCTTTCAAGCTTAAATTACAAAGTATTGGATGCCCTATCTTTTTTCAGTTACCATAATTTTCTCGCCGATTTTGGCTTTTTCTTTGACGACTTTGAGTCGTTTTCTCTTTTGAGTTTTGGTCCCTCTCCAAAATTCAGGGTCGCATTTGGAACTAATTTCCTGATTTTTTCTTTTTGTGGAATTAAATCAGGAATACCTTTCATTGCGAGAAAATAGAGGTTTTTCAGTTGTCCGATTTCTTTAGGAAGAATAACGAGCGGATTGCCGCTTAAATCCAACCATCGTAAGTTTTGTAATTGTCCGATTTCTTTCGGAATCGATGTGAGTTGATTGTCGCTCAAATCTAAATTGTCTAATTTTTGCAGTTGTCCAATTTCTTTAGGAAGAGTAGTAAGATTGTTGAGTTTTAAATTTAACTGACGTAAATTCTGTAGTTGCCCGATTTCTTCGGGAAGAGTTGTAAGTTCATTACTATATAAATACAATGTCCATAGCTTTCCCAACTGTCCGATCTCTTGAGGAAGAGATGTAAGTCTATTTTGATGTAGATAGATCTGTTCTAAGTTTTGCAATTTGCAGAGCCCTTGAGGAAGAGTCGTAAGTTGATTATCATGCAGGTATAATCGTTCGAACTTTTGCAATTGTCCGATTTCCTCTGGAAGAGTCGTGAGGCTGTTGCCATAGAGCAATAGTTCTTTTAAATTCTGTAATTGTCCGATTTCTTTAGGAAGAACCGTGAGACGGTTGTGACTTACATGCAACCATTCTAACTTTTTCAACTGTCCAATTTCTTGGGGAAGGGTAGTAAGGCGATTACCGCTTAGATTCAACCGTTTTAAATTTTGCAGCTGGTCAATTTCTTTAGGAAGATTAATGAGGTTATTGGCGCTTAGATTCAATACTTGTAAATTCTGCAGTTGTCCAATTTCTTTGGGAAGAACTTTGAGTTGATTGTCGCTTAAATCTAACTGTTTCAGATTTTGGAATTTTTCAATTTCTTTTGGAAGAACCGTGAGTTGTCTTTCATTCAAATTCAGAACTCGAACATCCATCGGATTTTTAAAGGCTTCGGTTAAAGTGCGATATGTTTGTCCTTCGTTTGATTGGGCTTGGAGTTTGCAAAAAAGACAGATCAAAAGCGGTATTATGAATCTTTTTTTAAAACGAATATTTACGGATTGGAAATACATCATCGATTCCTTGAGACGGTTTTTGGATTTTTTCGGAGTTAAAAGTTTGTCCCAAAATTATCCAATGTGAGAACTCCTACGTTTTTTTAACGATGAGAAAAATCATTCAAAAAACTTAAAAACCGCCAAAGAGATTTAACCTGTGTGAGCTTTTGCATTTTCTTTTGAGGTTTTTAGACCGGCTTTTGGGTTTCACTTATAAGTTTAGAACTTGTCCCAAAATTATTCGATTTTATCGGAATCTCGCGAATCGCTGCAATTGCGCCGGATCGCATGGGTTGTTTTTTGATTTACCATCGCTCATCAGAGTAAATAGCACATTCTGGGAGTAGCTTCCGGATTCTTTCTATTTCTTCCCATTCGATTGGATTTTCATACAAATATAATTTTTGTAGTTTCCCGATTTCTTTGGGAAGAATTGTGAGTTGATTA
The nucleotide sequence above comes from Leptospira weilii. Encoded proteins:
- a CDS encoding DUF4105 domain-containing protein, yielding MSRSLFCILTVSLFVIPLFSESRTPREIFIENKIESIRKEEIYKERNWLTLLHYEKVSENKYRSYADGDSFFFSPSGKTNPTLELEANLRIFSKDEALTDLSVECVFPARFHWMRERFSIDPNLFPVPSCPKFEKFHNQMKAQSLSVVFAAFHPEHPASLFGHTMLKFNSGTQEAEELEDVIVTYAAIIPGIIDPFSYVFKGLSGNFPGSFEIQKYKYKIYEYNEYENRSLWEYKLNIDERGIERIIRHLWEMQKNHFDYYFFDENCSFRILTLLDVGDPELRLSDRKKFLVQPADTIKLMAAQKNLLSEVKFRPSIVERYRQKYGFLDELERELLRKVVKDDADVGRDLSENRRAILYDAAIDYLLVKKSMEKGILDEKDKERYYKYNSLRGDPGNLLKLNDYYFPPTASNPLLGHDPSQVMVSAGNSSNGAFGEFAFRPVLRDFTDSYPGYSPYNQLFFLNTNIRVYENMKSPKLQEIHFIQMTSLHPIGQFLNKASWRFDLGVKSLLTEKVFKEDPGILYGFSSFGFGAASEPFYYFSRYSLIFYTFLDLRGDISDSFRRGYRLGSVATVGMLCRITERFSFHLIGDYRFYSFGDKQYFPEFSIQGNYLLTERIALEFQYRKNYMTSLEETKFGAKLYF
- a CDS encoding LIC11086 family outer membrane transporter — its product is MKHNIIIFYFFIFLPCIFSLEAHHTGMGGNEQSSTRFVDPFTGKREKPANYVVFTQDFFKQTNENSNIHTTTFFGEMNLKNGMFALNLSAPYTYYEQKNRSDAARIGKTYVGVKYLPLVDFQKNYFIVLSANVGFPSGPDTDKFTGGNYYSGIPGLTLGYLLGKFSFVVRISGIFPLSKSQPTNLQDNDGIVYWLRNPSSSPPEETYLLKKTSLFSGYVTYLWKPGLSFFTGFLYRSPYEGVDLKRTNQGKVPAIFREVSFGFSANISEKLNFNLSYRYPLYRGDDYRLYDYAITAAVSIEISESESSKPKTEEEIKRESTESESPQNAK
- the lsa30 gene encoding laminin/fibronectin-binding adhesin Lsa30, coding for MTRNTAILFKLLFFCIFFGNCTFGSVGDSRKEDAKMLQRLLILFNERPASFETLLYYTDDQQDSNIGNFDVVSEATVYNLQLQPGSKIFWDGVSIRVNPNPVPTVPGQTRTFDAGDHSAKSHTPYTVPLDLPVASPYGQEYGTPSFNDSNLETATETILMGDVHTSSVPLISGIPSGYLASVKYKINSINLTFQIVAPAAKTVRLQIPSFTLELFPRCRFDITPEKPGSFPAIWRSNGIFQDRGSVSILNSISALPNPVDINPYQNSNLYDLILANFRQQDRVVYQIGCNLF
- a CDS encoding MbnH family di-heme enzyme; translation: MKFLLYSISLLFLIQCGSGILPFAPFDKKKSDLNEALLLLLIPQNSYVWNLPPGFPVPVVPASNPMTQEKVDLGRFLFYDKKLSGNQTQSCASCHKQSIAFTDGLTTAVGSTGGVHPRNTQGIINVAYNARQTWVNPTLKDLEDQMLVPMFGEHPVELGLANRENEMLDRLRAENRYQTLFRKAFPFEDPFSVSNVVKAIACFERTLISGRSPYDKFLYDGNVAALGNQRASVIRGAQIFFSEKGECFHCHGGFNFAETSVHVGAVTAEVTFHNNGLYNIGGTRDYPPDNQGLYEFTGVISDKGKFRAPSIRNIELTAPYMHDGSIDTLENVVEHYNAGGRNVIGGPHAGDGRANPNKNGFVFAIGLTAGEKTDLVNFLKSLTDTEFVNDPKHSDPF
- a CDS encoding MbnP family copper-binding protein, which translates into the protein MTKKVLVFGFIVSACLSFVYCPWDKKKDDSNLTAISALLSLGNQGIQFSAYAGTQKLECGQTLRGHARSSESLSFIPIAHIAESTTFQLHDFRFFVHGVTLIQNSGEEIPLSLNQDGKFQSGDVALLDFENKTGKCNGTSETNHLVSAFIPPDTYKGIKFIVGLPENKNHLDADNQLPPLNNSGMYWGWTSGYKFLKLDFETAETLEASVHIGSANCVGAGSSSTCARANRIPVTLTPDGGFNPSTQEIKINVQALLQGIDLQANANAAMCMSGIIGATSIGCPIIFSNIGLDLNAGTPITPARTVFSIKAKN
- a CDS encoding LIC_11090 family protein produces the protein MKFSLSILLSASILFQTIVFSSGLFGCILAEKAKICECNHRSKMQKHSNEEDKSFSKKVLSENRSVVSKKLPNCHSAKSGEVHVCSCKKTENKLSQLSAFYSTLFSPKQGANIEHNPDFIQIIILEYSNSGILSFFSPLKPPRFS
- a CDS encoding STAS domain-containing protein gives rise to the protein MQQLEESTIYPNKNSFRVEFRRNICSVETDEIQEILSQIREIRPDNVILDMTPVVAIPSMVLNRILKFISELKKDQIQVSEVKLSEGLQLVFSRLKIDLG
- a CDS encoding O-antigen ligase family protein: MKSWIRSPFLAASLSLGFKFFFWAVFGILLILPLFSFYPWKFRIVFVFLFVCFAVLDVLFPLVATFFLAASGVVFGNHPGGRFLELQDCLWIFWCIRGIVENYFRGNKIFTDTFWKHPIGILLLLFFGAGALSLIANPDLFLDFRFYQKGWFWFLHSTELEPAYPIKLLFLGILFLFGLIARKNWLGSVPAFSATNPVYRVFALGVVAGMIVSIAVGWLEYFSQTVKSILNFYHYWLDGYKLFALSHSLIPSLKRFLPKFGIQSLFWNRSWFSIYLISGLPFLFYWVFARSKYSKTGILKKMQILKNGGLSPGLGKWLFLSAVLLVLGVTFFWIGARGGMFSFLTFCVLSVFILPFFLVKNRNTSRTFAAVLASHFVVGGILFPLSVIWMRAGSVDPERFSHFLAGLTLGIGKPLLGGGFESYGWYNECCLNLEARSSLYHTTHNQFLQIFSGLGITGVVFYSLLWFFLFYELLKFRKSDRSILVSSVFFSSVAAVFVYSFFQEWFYLRAVYFQWIALFPFFTETKVSTFVAKRYSCFNRRNIIISLCLVLVLLFSSWFFFPTKMFRSGVYFPPGKSEYKAWILEGSGKMTLASRPELYFVTQNREMDRRSKLSISISGGYRKIYPRTIKGFKGEYMAFRTVKGKNILKTECILHQNTDPLRTLNFWSRRLLDPEPRKICSQIRIRKKIHSPAKKVLRKRFKKRS
- a CDS encoding glycosyltransferase family 2 protein, whose protein sequence is MNTIPISVVIPTFNREDKIIKAISSVLAQTFRPKEIIIVDDGSTDSTIFKIGETFPNSFDGIRILSLEHKGVSHARNRGVEKASEDWIAFLDSDDEWLPEKLERQWKYCEKHPETKILQSQEIWIRNGRRVNPPVHLSKKNGWIFEQSLEFCSVTPSSVLLKKDLYEKQGGMDERLPACEDYDLWLRITSKTPVALLNEFLLVRYGGHKDQLSVRYPAMNRFRIYSIIKLLNSNLLNEGQRNRAEKALSIKWEILRQGRIKRNSWSEDLDFLLHSVMKDGLASSSGIRIQQFLLESRNWI
- a CDS encoding YciI family protein, whose translation is MKQFIVVLRYLVPIETVDEHVIAHREYLSKGYEQKLLLASGPQEPRTGGIFIARAESRKEMESFCHRDPFYKNGVAEYQILEWNPVKYQKEFEFWL
- a CDS encoding leucine-rich repeat domain-containing protein; the encoded protein is MYFQSVNIRFKKRFIIPLLICLFCKLQAQSNEGQTYRTLTEAFKNPMDVRVLNLNERQLTVLPKEIEKFQNLKQLDLSDNQLKVLPKEIGQLQNLQVLNLSANNLINLPKEIDQLQNLKRLNLSGNRLTTLPQEIGQLKKLEWLHVSHNRLTVLPKEIGQLQNLKELLLYGNSLTTLPEEIGQLQKFERLYLHDNQLTTLPQGLCKLQNLEQIYLHQNRLTSLPQEIGQLGKLWTLYLYSNELTTLPEEIGQLQNLRQLNLKLNNLTTLPKEIGQLQKLDNLDLSDNQLTSIPKEIGQLQNLRWLDLSGNPLVILPKEIGQLKNLYFLAMKGIPDLIPQKEKIRKLVPNATLNFGEGPKLKRENDSKSSKKKPKSARKLW